The following is a genomic window from Caproiciproducens sp. CPB-2.
AAAGGCATATAAAATGTCAGCAGTGGATTCGGCGCAAAGGGCAGACCGCCGATCAGCATCGTCACCCAAATGAGCGCTGCAAAAATACCGGTAGTCACCAGGTCTTTGACCGTCAGTCCCTTTTGATTGGAAACTTTTTGATTTACCATGTAGAAACCTCCTCTTGCCATTGCCCCATCCTGTATCCATGAAAGAGGCAATATATATATGGTTAGGCATTGCTAACCCAAAACTTATCATACAAAATATTATGCGGTTTCGCAATTGGGGCGGACGGAGTTCGTCCAAATGTGATAAAAAAGCGTCCGTTTGGAACGTTCCTCTCTATCTTAGCGTCTGAGACGCCGCCCACATGGCCGCATACTTCCCGCCGGCGGCGGCCAGCTCGTCATGGGTACCGCTCTCTGCCACGCGGCCGCCATCCAGCACCAGAATTCTATCGGCGTGCTTTACAATGGGCAGGGTGTGGGCGATCATCACCGCGGTTTTATCGGCACCCAGCAGATTTGTCACCGCCTGCTTCACCAGCAGTTCGTTTTCAATGTCCAGAGAGGCGGTGGCCTCATCCAGCAAAATGATGGGGCTGTCCTTCAGAATGGCCCGCGCCACGCTGAGCCGCTGGCGTTCTCCGCCCGAGAGCCGGTTTCCGTTTTCACCGATCCCGGTGTCGTAGCCCTGTTCCATCGCCTGAATAAAACCGTCACAGTTGGCAAGACGGCAGGCTGCCTCAATGTCCGCATCAGTGGCGCCCGGCCGGGCATAGCGGATGTTATTGCGGACCGTATCGTTAAAGAGGAACAGTCTTTGCCTGAGAGAATATGTTAAAGTATCGGCAGCTTAATGCGGAAACGAGAAACAGCGCACTGACTTCAAAAATCTGTGCGCTGTTTGCTGTTTAAAATATTATTTTCTTTTTCCCACGCCGTTTCTCATCGAGCTCATATCCGTCGATTTTGGTGCTTTTCGCAAGACTCCCGCCTACTTTAGCAAAACGTAAAATTTCTTTAGCAGAGTGCGCA
Proteins encoded in this region:
- a CDS encoding ATP-binding cassette domain-containing protein, which translates into the protein MFLFNDTVRNNIRYARPGATDADIEAACRLANCDGFIQAMEQGYDTGIGENGNRLSGGERQRLSVARAILKDSPIILLDEATASLDIENELLVKQAVTNLLGADKTAVMIAHTLPIVKHADRILVLDGGRVAESGTHDELAAAGGKYAAMWAASQTLR